One Helianthus annuus cultivar XRQ/B chromosome 7, HanXRQr2.0-SUNRISE, whole genome shotgun sequence genomic region harbors:
- the LOC110925805 gene encoding uncharacterized protein LOC110925805 isoform X1, whose product MSRADQVIMAIPDDAASKLWGVDKGPTNVTIHTEDGSVFNVFLSASKGKIFFFNGWSNVVIHLGLTKGCLVVFNPLDPTTFKLTSFIDGVSRGSFWTYMLSPSCNFYDIPQSTLPKSYDYSSNDVTSTVMIDNKTFNVSIVTYDGKVGFTVGMDVIVSLFQLEVGCLLLFTKGFGHFFYLKVFGKNGVEINYPDVDADEAEVPPLDAENEPDEHIDGCVTTFVRMAGEDYFRIPDPVSRKARLDEGLKDLNIRFLHMDPPLQITNGTRREKRPNGRGYRYALTCWKKFMKAARIKVRDQVHYSFDENEQVLSVERVVPYVKRTK is encoded by the exons ATGAGTCGAGCAGACCAAGTTATTATG GCCATACCAGATGACGCTGCGTCTAAACTATGGGGTGTTGACAAAGGCCCTACTAATGTTACGATACACACTGAAGATGGCAGTGTCTTTAATGTTTTTTTAAGCGCTTCTAAAGGgaagatatttttttttaatggtTGGTCCAATGTTGTAATACACTTGGGACTAACCAAAGGGTGTTTGGTAGTTTTTAATCCACTAGATCCTACAACTTTTAAATTAACAAGTTTCATTGATGGGGTTAGTCGTGGCTCTTTCTGGACATATATGCTATCTCCGTCATGTAATTTTTAT GACATCCCTCAAAGTACTTTGCCCAAAAGTTACGATTATTCCTCAAATGACGTAACCTCTACTGTAATGATAGACAACAAAACATTTAACGTTTCTATTGTAACATACGACGGTAAAGTCGGTTTTACCGTTGGTATGGACGTAATTGTTAGTCTGTTTCAGTTGGAGGTtggttgtttattgttatttactAAAGGTTTTGGTCATTTTTTCTATTTAAAAGTTTTTGGAAAAAACGGTGTTGAAATCAATTATCCTGATGTAGATGCTGATGAG GCTGAAGTTCCACCCTTAGATGCTGAAAACGAACCTGATGAACACATAGATGGTTGTGTTACAACGTTTGTTCGTATGGCTGGTGAAGATTATTTT AGAATCCCTGATCCTGTTTCACGCAAGGCTAGACTTGATGAAGGCTTAAAGGATTTGAACATAAGATTTTTGCATATGGATCCTCCACTGCAAATTACCAACGGTACAAGACGTGAAAAAAGACCCAACGGTCGTGGTTATCGATACGCTTTAACCTGTTGGAAGAAGTTCATGAAAGCCGCTCGGATTAAGGTCCGTGACCAGGTTCACTATTCTTTTGATGAAAATGAGCAGGTTTTGAGTGTTGAGAGGGTTGTACCTTACGTTAAGCGTACTAAGTAG
- the LOC110925805 gene encoding uncharacterized protein LOC110925805 isoform X2, producing the protein MSRADQVIMAIPDDAASKLWGVDKGPTNVTIHTEDGSVFNVFLSASKGKIFFFNGWSNVVIHLGLTKGCLVVFNPLDPTTFKLTSFIDGVSRGSFWTYMLSPSCNFYDIPQSTLPKSYDYSSNDVTSTVMIDNKTFNVSIVTYDGKVGFTVGMDVIVSLFQLEVGCLLLFTKGFGHFFYLKVFGKNGVEINYPDVDADEAEVPPLDAENEPDEHIDGCVTTFVRMAGEDYFRIPDPVSRKARLDEGLKDLNIRFLHMDPPLQITNGTRREKRPNGRGYRYALTCWKKFMKAARIKRWNRLLSHF; encoded by the exons ATGAGTCGAGCAGACCAAGTTATTATG GCCATACCAGATGACGCTGCGTCTAAACTATGGGGTGTTGACAAAGGCCCTACTAATGTTACGATACACACTGAAGATGGCAGTGTCTTTAATGTTTTTTTAAGCGCTTCTAAAGGgaagatatttttttttaatggtTGGTCCAATGTTGTAATACACTTGGGACTAACCAAAGGGTGTTTGGTAGTTTTTAATCCACTAGATCCTACAACTTTTAAATTAACAAGTTTCATTGATGGGGTTAGTCGTGGCTCTTTCTGGACATATATGCTATCTCCGTCATGTAATTTTTAT GACATCCCTCAAAGTACTTTGCCCAAAAGTTACGATTATTCCTCAAATGACGTAACCTCTACTGTAATGATAGACAACAAAACATTTAACGTTTCTATTGTAACATACGACGGTAAAGTCGGTTTTACCGTTGGTATGGACGTAATTGTTAGTCTGTTTCAGTTGGAGGTtggttgtttattgttatttactAAAGGTTTTGGTCATTTTTTCTATTTAAAAGTTTTTGGAAAAAACGGTGTTGAAATCAATTATCCTGATGTAGATGCTGATGAG GCTGAAGTTCCACCCTTAGATGCTGAAAACGAACCTGATGAACACATAGATGGTTGTGTTACAACGTTTGTTCGTATGGCTGGTGAAGATTATTTT AGAATCCCTGATCCTGTTTCACGCAAGGCTAGACTTGATGAAGGCTTAAAGGATTTGAACATAAGATTTTTGCATATGGATCCTCCACTGCAAATTACCAACGGTACAAGACGTGAAAAAAGACCCAACGGTCGTGGTTATCGATACGCTTTAACCTGTTGGAAGAAGTTCATGAAAGCCGCTCGGATTAAG agaTGGAACAGGCTGCTGTCACACTTTTGA